TCTCATCGCTGGAATTCGGATGCGCGGCAAATACAGCGACTGTGCGTCAGGATTCGGAACGCTCGGCAGAAAATTCAATCGGCATATCTGCGGCGAACCATTCCTGTTGCATTACGATACTGAGTTTAAAGAAGATGACGCAGATTTCGAGGCCTGCATGCCCATTCGGAAAGGTGCCAGTACAGATAACATCTCCGTCAGAGAATTAACGGGCGGTCGCTGTGTCTCTCTACTCCATAAGGGCCCGTATGATGATCTGGGCGATTCGTATGGAAAAATCCTGCGCTACGTGAAGGAAAAAGGATATGAAATTGAAGTTCCTACGCGTGAAATTTACCTCAAGGGGCCAGGTATGATTCTCAAAGGTAATCCAAAACAATATTTGACGGAAATTCAGATGCTCATCAAGTAAAAAAGATAATCTGTCGTAAAGTTGTGATACAGTTTTGAGTCTTTTTTATAAGCGATACACAAGACAAGCGACAATGTCTTGTGAGTCACTGAGTGAAATTTCCGGTCAAAGGTGAGAAAAAATGTTGGAAACTTCAGAGGATTTCGATTACCATTTTCCGCATTGTGAAATTGGTAATGGTTCTCTGAAACACCAACTTGTCTGAGGAATGATAATGGCTTTTGAAACCGAAAAACAAAGTTATGACCAGCATGGTTTTGCAGTCGTGCGACAGTTTCTTTCCGAATCTGAACTCAGTGAGTTGACTGAGAATCTGGACCGTTATATTAGTGATGTGGTTCCTCAGCTTCCCGATGCCGATGCCTTCTATGTGGATCGCAGTCGCCCCGAGACACTCAAGCAGATGCAGCATATGGGAGGGGACTCGTTCTTTAGCAATTATACAAAACATCAAAAATGGTGTGAGTTGGCGGAAGCCCTTGTCGGGGAACCCGCAAGCTGCGAACAGCCGGAGTGGTTTAATAAACCACCCAATACGAACCATGTCACGCCACCGCACCAGGATAATTACTATTTTTGTCTGGTGCCATCGAATGTGGTAACCATCTGGTTGGCACTGGACGAAGTCGATGCCGAGAACGGTTGCCTGCGATACGTCAAAGGCTCGCATCTGCACGGATATCGAAAGCATGCCAAATCGAAGATCTTGGGATTTTCACAGGGAATCGTTGATTACTCTCCCGATGACTTCTCAAACGAAGCCGTCACGCGCCTGCAACCGGGAGATGCGATTGCCCATCACGGAATGACCATTCACCGTGCCGATGCAAATATGTCTGAAACACGACATCGCCGTTCGTTTGCCATGGTTTTCAAAGGAGTTTCCTGCCAGCGTGATGAGGTCGCTTATGCACGGTATCTGGCAATGGCACAGGAACAACATCAGGCTGAAGGTTTGAACGTTTGATCGATTTGAATTAGTTATAGGTTGTCCTTTGCCACGGTGGGTTTCCGTGGCAAAGGACCTTGGCAAAGCTTGTGTGAGACCTATTGAAGCAGTAGTCATACACCGCCAGATAATGATGCCACTCTATCTTTTCAAGGTGATGGGGCAACATGATTGTATTCAATCCGACATTTTGGTAATGACTTCTTGAGATATTCTACCCCTGCAGCGGTCACTTGTGTGTCTCTCAGATCAAGACGATGCAATTTTTTGAGCCCTCGCAGATGAATTAATCCCGCATCGCTCACTTTGGTACCTGCGAGGCTGAGAGTCCAAAGATTCACATGTTCCTTCAGATAGACCAAACCAGCATCGTCAACCTGACTACCCCCCAGATAAAGCCCGTGCAGTTCCGGGTGCTCTTTTAGATAGATCAATCCAGGCCCCTTAATCTGGGAGTTGTATAGTTTAAGCCACCTCAGCTTGGTCAGTCTTTTCAGAGAAGCTAACCCGGCGTCAGTCACGTTAGTAAAATCGGATTCCAGCTCCTCGAGTTTTGTTAATTCTTTGAGATGACTCAGACCTGTATCGCTTATCTGGATTCCATCGAGTTCGAGAATCTTTAAATTAGTGAGCCCTTTCAAGTGAATCAGTCCCGCATTGCTTATTTGTGTTTCACTAAGATTGAGTCTTGCGAGATTCGTGAATTCTTTCAGAACGATCAAGCCTGTGTCGCTTACTTGTGTTTTCCCTAGATCGAGTTTTACAAGTTTTGTAAATCTTTTTAAGTGACTAACCCCTGTGTCACTCACATGTGTTTCATTGAGCTCAAGCTCTACGAGATTCGTGAGCTCTTTCAGGTGGACCAGGCCTACATCACTTACTTGTGTATTGCTTAAATCGAGTGATGTCAGATTTGTTAAACCCGAGAGATGAATCAACCCGGCATCAGTTATCTGGCTGCTATGGAGATAAAGAGAGCTGAGATTCGAAAGTTCTTTTAAATTAGAGACCCCGACATCAGTTACATTTTTGAAATCAAGATCGATATGTTCGAGACTTGTGAGCCCCGTCAGATGACTCAAACCTGAATCGCTCACTTCAAGCTCATAAAATGTGAGTTCCTTCAGATTAGTAAGTCCTTTCAGGTGTACTAAACCGGCGTCGTTAATCGCCTGTGTACCGGTTAAGTCAAGCCATTCCAGCTTCTTCAGTCTGCTCAAATGTTGTAATCCGATCCCACTGACTTGAGTATAGCTGAGATGGAGTTCTTGTAGGTTTGTGAGCCCTTGTAAGTGAACTAAACCGGCATCGCTCACTTGAGTTTCGCTGAGATCAAGTTCTTTTAAGTTTGTGAGTTCTCTCAAGTAAATCAAACCGGCATCGCCCACGTGGACACCCCAGAGATCAAGAGATTTTAATTTGATCAGTTCTTTGATGTGAATCAGATCTGCATCACTGATTTTTGATTCTTCGTGGATAGAAAGTTCTTCTAAATCTTTAAAGTCACTTAATACGTCAAGACCTTGATTGAACTCACACCCAACATCTATGACCGTTTCAAAGGGAAGTAGTCGATCCCCTAAGTTATTGTAAAGCCATGACTGCCAATTTGCTGGAAGGGATTCCAAAAGTAATCCGGGTTTCGTCCCAAAATAAGATGGATTAAGTGATTGCACTTTTTGAATCGCTCGGCCATTTTGTATAACAGGCACAACGATGCCGACGAACAAAATGAGCATCATCAGCACACCTGCTCTCCAGATCCACCGGAACCAGGCAAACCATCTTTGTTTGTTTGCTGTTTGTTCTGCCATTACATCTCTTAAAAAGAGCACAGATAAAGTATGAGAGCAAACCTTCTTGCTGGGAACATAGAAAATGTAATTCAATCATAAAGCAAAGCATTTGAGATTCAAATGTAAAACTTGAAAGTTGGCTTATGCCAGATCAAACAGCATGATCTCAGCATCTTTGGTCGCTTGAATTATGAGTATACTTTCTTCACTCACGGCAGCACCGTCGCTTGTTTCGAGGTTCTCACCATTGAGTAAGACTGTGCCTCGTAAGACCTGTAACCAGGCATGGCGGCCTTGCTCCAGTTCGTGAATTACTTTTGCTTGCTCATCGATTTGTGAGAGAAAGATTCGTGTATCCTGATGAATGTGTAACGATCCCTCGGCTGCTTCTGGTGAAGCGACAAGTCGCAATTGGTTGTGCATTTCATTGTCTGGAAATCGTTTCTGTTCGTAGCTGGGTTCGATGCCTTTACTCTGTGGTAGGATCCAGATCTGATACAGGTGCACGGGATCCGTTTCAGACGGATTGAATTCACTATGCGTGATACCGGTACCAGCAGACATCCGCTGGAATTCGCCCGCCCGCAATATCTCGCCGTTTCCCATCGAATCCTTATGTTCTAATGCCCCTTCCAGCACGTAAGTTACAATTTCCATATCATGATGCGGGTGCGTTCCAAAACCTTGCCCTTGCTGCACCCAGTCTTCATTCATGACGCGGAGCGAACGAAATCCCATGTGCTCTGGATCTCGATAGGTAGAAAACGAAAACGTGTGATATGTCTTGAGCCAGCCATGATTGGCGTGGCCTCGTTCTGCCGCTTTGCGAACTTTGATCATCGTAGGTTCCTTTTTTAGGTTCACTCTGGAACAAAATTGAGTCATCATTTCCAGGCATGCAATTATATTATATATAAATAATTTATATGTCAACTAATTTATTTACTAGTAACTCGATAAGGGATTCTTAATCCTTTGTTGGACTGCAGTGTTCTAACAAACATTACGAACTTAAAACTCGCAGAACTGTCAGAGAAATATGCCATAGTGATTCGCAACATGAGCTAACGTATGACACTCGAATTTGTCCCGCTATCACAGGAACGATTCAATGATCGAACTACTCTGGAACGACCCCATCAGCGAAAATAAAATGGGGAAGTACATCAATTCTTTGCAACTCGAACCCCACCAAAGAGTACTCGATGTAGGCTGCGGGGCAGGTGAGATCTTGATTCGGCTTGCCGAACGGTATCAGATCACGGGAGTTGGGATCGACACATCGTCGGATCATATCGCAGAGGCAAACAAACGTGCCAAAGGGCGAGTTCGCCCATCAAGCCTTACATTTACAGTATCTGACGCACAATCATTTCAAATTGCGCCGGAGTTATATGATCTCGTGATCTGTATGGGAGCCTCACACGCTTTCGGACTGGGAAAAGATGCTTATCAAAACGCGCTTTCTCAGATGCTTCCCATGGTCGTCCCCGGAGGCTTTCTATTGATTGCTGAAGGATACATGCGGCAACCGGCTTCGCAGGAGTATCGAAAATATTTGGGGGACAGTACTCCTGACGAGATGACTCATGCTGCAAATGTTGCCACGGGCAAAATGCTGGGATTGATTCCGTTTGCAGCCTGGACCAGCAGCAAAGAAGAATGGGATGATTTCGAATGGACTTACCAACGGGTTATCGAACGAAAAGCCCTTGCAGATCCGGAGAACGCCGGTGTTGTCCAAAAGCGAAACCAGAGGCGAAAGTGGATGGACGCTTATCTTGAGTGGGGTCGAGATACACTCGGTTATGGCATTTATCTGTTTAAAACTAGCAATGAACTGGAATCGGTTCCAACATGAAACTTCAGCTTCGGTCTGCTGCTTTATGAATCACGAATATGATAGTGTCTCCTTACTTAAGTTCTTATCTCGATTGGTTTTGTACCCTCTTTTCTGGTTGTGCAAGCAGATTCAGTTCTAAGTGATAACATTCTATTCCAGCGTGGTAGTTTCTCCTGCAATTAAGGTTTAAAAATTTTTTTAAGTCTCCTTATTGGATATTGACATCTATTTTATGGATATATTATAGTCTTATCAAAATTGGATAATATTATCTAATTTTGTTTGTATGGAATTGAGAACCGTACTATCTCCTGAAAGGAAAAAAATCGATGTTAAAAGTTGGAATAGCGCTCAGCACTGTAGTGATTCTTTCTGTAGTGGCAACTAGTGTTTTTGTTTCGGCAGAGGCACCAAAGGATAAAAAACAAGCCGGGCCACCAAAGGCGGCTGTTGAGCGCACTCGAAAGCAAGTGAAGATGCTCGATGACATTTATAAAACGGCCGTCGTATTGATTACTGACAAATATGTGAATGATGAAGACGATTTCCCAGCCGGGAGTGCAGCCATTGCTCTCTTCGGTGCGGTCGAGAAAAAGGGTTGGCATAAAGCCCGTTTGATCGATTTGACGGGAGAGCCTTACGAATCAGACAACGTAGCTCAGGACGATTTCGAAAAACAAGGGGCGAAGCAGTTAAAAGCGGGTAAGGGCTATGTTGAACAAATTGTTGATAAAGACGGCAAGCCTTATCTTCGCGCGATGACACCCGTACCCGTTGTTTTGAAAAAGTGTGTGATGTGCCATCCGCATTATGCAAACGTCAAAGAGGGCGCCCCGATTGGCGCGGTGGTTTACACTTTGCCCATTGAGTAATTGTTTTCAAGATTACACTGAAAATCAATTTTCTTATGATAATTGCTTGACCGTTGTGAACAATCTCTGGATTGCATTTGCCTGTGTCATTGAAGTTTCATTTTGACTCTGAAGTAAATCGGAACCCACATCTGTCAGGCAATGCCGTCGGTTCTGGAAAGAATGATCACAACTGGCGGTCAAGTCGTGATTGCTCCCAGCGAAATTTCCGCATGTCAGAATGCCTGGCAATCGCTGGGGGGATGGAATTCGGTTCGGTCTGGGGGCACAGCAGTTACGTTACCCCGGACTGGACAGCTTCATCGCGAAGCAGTTGTTAAAATGTGTGCGAGAAATGCGATACAAGGAACACACATTCTAACTTAGATTAATCAAAAATTGCTGTAAGACAACGGCATGGCTCTGTTCCGGTTCTTTGACGGAAGTGACCAGTGTTATCGTGGGCTGAGCGATCGATTCAATAGTCTGTTCGATTTCAGCTCGCTGCTCTTCCAGTTCTTGCAGATATCTGACGACGAATTCATCGTATAGACTCGAATTAGCATGGAACCATTTCCGTAAATCAGTCGAAGGCGTAAAATCTTTTGGCCACAGGTCAATTTTTGCCTTAGCTTTTGTGATGCCACGGGGCCAGAGGCGGTCTATGAGAATGCGATAACCATCGTTGTCGTCTGGTTCATCGTAAATGCGTTTGATTTGGAATTCAGTTGCCATTTGATCGCTCCACGGTGATTCCGAGTTTTTCCATCCGGCTTCGCAGTGTATTCGGATTGAGCCCCAGGATCTTGGCAGCACCTTTGGGGCCGGCAATCGTCCCTTGTGTGTGATTCAGAACGGTTTGAATATGGTTGCGTTCGATTTCTTCGAGCGGCAGAAGTTGGGTAGAACGTTGTTCTTTCTTTCGACGTACCGGGATCACGCCCGCAGGCAGTAATAGCGTATCGCCGGGTGTCAGAATCATGGCGCGTTCGATGATATTCTCCAGCTCTCGAATATTTCCCGGCCATGCGTAATCTCGGAGCATGGAAAAGACCGATTCCGGGACCTGATCAATTTTCTTACCCAGCCGCGATCCCAGTTTCGTCAGGAAAAATCGTACCAGAGTGGGAATGTCTTCCAATCGCTCACGAAGCGGCGGGATAGGAACAGGGAAGACATTCAGTCGGTAGTAGAGGTCTTCTCGAAACGTTCCCTCTTCAACCATATCCAGCAGGTTGCGATTGGTGGCAGCCAGGACTCTGACATCAATCCGAATCGTCTGACTGCTTCCTACGCGTTCTAGTTCCTGTTCTTGCAGCACGCGCAGCAAGCGTGATTGTGCAGGTAATGGCATCTCACCAATTTCGTCCAGAAAGATCGTGCCCCCATCAGCGAGTTCGAAACGACCCGTGCGTTGTTGAGTGGCACCCGTGAAAGCACCATGTTCATGTCCAAAGAGTTCGCTTTCCAGAAGGGATTCCGGGAGTGCCGCACAGTTCACACGAACGAACGCGCCATTGTGCCGTTTACTGTTTTTATGAATTGCTCTGGCAACGAGTTCCTTTCCAGTACCGGTTTCGCCTAGAATCAAGACTGTACTGTCGGTGGGAGCCACCATGTCGATGTTGCGTAATACTTTCCAGATTCCATCACTTTCACCCACGATTTCGGCAAAGTCGGATCGGGAGCGAAGTTCTTCCCGAAGATAGGCGACTTCAGCTTCAATCCGCTGTCGCTCGTCGCGCAGGCGATGTTCCCGACGCAGGCTGTCATCCAGCTGTTGTTCTGCTTGACGTCGAATCAGTTCTGCGGTTGCCCGAGCAGCAAAAATATGAAAAATGGAGAGCTCTCGCTCGTCCGCTTCCATGGAGTGATCATCAATCACAGCCAGATGACCGACCACCACACCTGCATCATCTGTTAAAGGAATGGCAAGGTAGCTGCGTGCGTTTAAGCTTTTCAGAAGATTGTTTTTGGGAAACAGTTCCCGGATATTATCGGGGAAATGCTGAATCCCTCCTGAGAGCACATGTTGGCAGGGAGTCCCTTCCAATTCAAATTGGAAGTTTTCTTCGAGGTGCCCTCCGACCCAGACGGCCAACGTCTGAACGGCCGTGCGTTCCGCATTGAACTCAGCAACGAAGGCCGCTTTGACCTTCAAGGAAACTGCCAGGTATTGAACGAGCGATTCAAAAAAATGCTCGCCTCGTTCTGATGCGGTTCCCTGCACGATGGAGAGGAGAGTGCCATCAACGGCGGGTTCACTGGTGTTAGCAGACTCTGCTTCTGCATTCTGTTTCAACGGACTCTCCTGACTGAGATTACGAGACATGGAATCACGGTATTTCGTATTTGAGTACGACATATCATACCTTTCCTATTTGTGATGGCAAGTTCAAATGTTTGTATGTTGTTTTATATCAATGTCTTGCTTGTTTAATAGTCGACTTGACAGTTTCGTGGCATAGAGATTGCATTTGCGATCTCCATACCAATTGAACCAGAGGGGTTCAAGCAGAACAAAGTCATCCACATGAGGGGAGTCACACATGAAGAACTTAAAGCAGTCCGGCCTGGGCCTGGTGTTGGTGGGAGCGACCACACTATCGCTCACATTACTTTCAGGCTGTGGAACTGCTGTCGAACCAACGACAACAGCACACGCAGCCAATCAGTCAACAGCACCGATGATGAATAAAGGAGCTGAGTACAACGATCAGGGGGCACTGATTCGCCCTAAAGATCACAGGGAGTGGGTCTTTATTGGGGCGCCCGTTACGCCTAATGACATGAACAACGGCAAGGCTGCCTTCCCGGAATTTCACAACGTTTATATCGATCCCATGAGCTT
The Gimesia aquarii DNA segment above includes these coding regions:
- a CDS encoding MerR family transcriptional regulator, whose product is MFSIGEFSKITGLTVKTLRFYHEQGVLEPSYVDEQTGYRYYAESKIETARVITQLRKLDFTLADISGILGNYEDEADILDYLKQQKQRISEKMREYRAISGFLDQIIIKEREAREAMNNATYEVEEKSVDSILIAGIRMRGKYSDCASGFGTLGRKFNRHICGEPFLLHYDTEFKEDDADFEACMPIRKGASTDNISVRELTGGRCVSLLHKGPYDDLGDSYGKILRYVKEKGYEIEVPTREIYLKGPGMILKGNPKQYLTEIQMLIK
- a CDS encoding phytanoyl-CoA dioxygenase family protein, which encodes MAFETEKQSYDQHGFAVVRQFLSESELSELTENLDRYISDVVPQLPDADAFYVDRSRPETLKQMQHMGGDSFFSNYTKHQKWCELAEALVGEPASCEQPEWFNKPPNTNHVTPPHQDNYYFCLVPSNVVTIWLALDEVDAENGCLRYVKGSHLHGYRKHAKSKILGFSQGIVDYSPDDFSNEAVTRLQPGDAIAHHGMTIHRADANMSETRHRRSFAMVFKGVSCQRDEVAYARYLAMAQEQHQAEGLNV
- a CDS encoding leucine-rich repeat domain-containing protein, whose translation is MAEQTANKQRWFAWFRWIWRAGVLMMLILFVGIVVPVIQNGRAIQKVQSLNPSYFGTKPGLLLESLPANWQSWLYNNLGDRLLPFETVIDVGCEFNQGLDVLSDFKDLEELSIHEESKISDADLIHIKELIKLKSLDLWGVHVGDAGLIYLRELTNLKELDLSETQVSDAGLVHLQGLTNLQELHLSYTQVSGIGLQHLSRLKKLEWLDLTGTQAINDAGLVHLKGLTNLKELTFYELEVSDSGLSHLTGLTSLEHIDLDFKNVTDVGVSNLKELSNLSSLYLHSSQITDAGLIHLSGLTNLTSLDLSNTQVSDVGLVHLKELTNLVELELNETHVSDTGVSHLKRFTKLVKLDLGKTQVSDTGLIVLKEFTNLARLNLSETQISNAGLIHLKGLTNLKILELDGIQISDTGLSHLKELTKLEELESDFTNVTDAGLASLKRLTKLRWLKLYNSQIKGPGLIYLKEHPELHGLYLGGSQVDDAGLVYLKEHVNLWTLSLAGTKVSDAGLIHLRGLKKLHRLDLRDTQVTAAGVEYLKKSLPKCRIEYNHVAPSP
- a CDS encoding pirin family protein; its protein translation is MIKVRKAAERGHANHGWLKTYHTFSFSTYRDPEHMGFRSLRVMNEDWVQQGQGFGTHPHHDMEIVTYVLEGALEHKDSMGNGEILRAGEFQRMSAGTGITHSEFNPSETDPVHLYQIWILPQSKGIEPSYEQKRFPDNEMHNQLRLVASPEAAEGSLHIHQDTRIFLSQIDEQAKVIHELEQGRHAWLQVLRGTVLLNGENLETSDGAAVSEESILIIQATKDAEIMLFDLA
- a CDS encoding SAM-dependent methyltransferase, producing the protein MIELLWNDPISENKMGKYINSLQLEPHQRVLDVGCGAGEILIRLAERYQITGVGIDTSSDHIAEANKRAKGRVRPSSLTFTVSDAQSFQIAPELYDLVICMGASHAFGLGKDAYQNALSQMLPMVVPGGFLLIAEGYMRQPASQEYRKYLGDSTPDEMTHAANVATGKMLGLIPFAAWTSSKEEWDDFEWTYQRVIERKALADPENAGVVQKRNQRRKWMDAYLEWGRDTLGYGIYLFKTSNELESVPT
- a CDS encoding DUF3365 domain-containing protein, producing MLDDIYKTAVVLITDKYVNDEDDFPAGSAAIALFGAVEKKGWHKARLIDLTGEPYESDNVAQDDFEKQGAKQLKAGKGYVEQIVDKDGKPYLRAMTPVPVVLKKCVMCHPHYANVKEGAPIGAVVYTLPIE
- a CDS encoding DUF488 domain-containing protein, with product MATEFQIKRIYDEPDDNDGYRILIDRLWPRGITKAKAKIDLWPKDFTPSTDLRKWFHANSSLYDEFVVRYLQELEEQRAEIEQTIESIAQPTITLVTSVKEPEQSHAVVLQQFLINLS
- a CDS encoding sigma 54-interacting transcriptional regulator, with amino-acid sequence MSYSNTKYRDSMSRNLSQESPLKQNAEAESANTSEPAVDGTLLSIVQGTASERGEHFFESLVQYLAVSLKVKAAFVAEFNAERTAVQTLAVWVGGHLEENFQFELEGTPCQHVLSGGIQHFPDNIRELFPKNNLLKSLNARSYLAIPLTDDAGVVVGHLAVIDDHSMEADERELSIFHIFAARATAELIRRQAEQQLDDSLRREHRLRDERQRIEAEVAYLREELRSRSDFAEIVGESDGIWKVLRNIDMVAPTDSTVLILGETGTGKELVARAIHKNSKRHNGAFVRVNCAALPESLLESELFGHEHGAFTGATQQRTGRFELADGGTIFLDEIGEMPLPAQSRLLRVLQEQELERVGSSQTIRIDVRVLAATNRNLLDMVEEGTFREDLYYRLNVFPVPIPPLRERLEDIPTLVRFFLTKLGSRLGKKIDQVPESVFSMLRDYAWPGNIRELENIIERAMILTPGDTLLLPAGVIPVRRKKEQRSTQLLPLEEIERNHIQTVLNHTQGTIAGPKGAAKILGLNPNTLRSRMEKLGITVERSNGN